The following proteins come from a genomic window of Catenulispora sp. GP43:
- a CDS encoding BTAD domain-containing putative transcriptional regulator, whose translation MRYAVLGSLKVWDDAGIDVPVPAGKQSSVLAALLLRPGQVVGFDALVGALWADRPVAGARSGLATYVSRLRAVLGPDGGSRVRHEGRGYLFAPEPGDEIDHVRAADLECRARAAAVEGRWSQAREASSTALGLWRGEALADVESDELRCEYLPYLDELRIRLEQLRIDAHLACGDFDAILPALRVVSGTHPLNEPFHERHFVALYGAGRHADAQEWYRQVRLRLREEIGSEPSPLLRRFYEQTLRGAGVGAMVDELLGPRFLTRPAAAVSELPMPGALAAVREAETFSTDPPYPDLLPPPPRRFVGRDSELISLTEAMRGNHPPELPGLTLLVGMAGVGKSALALTWAHRSASEYPDGRIYVDLKGFADRGAPLTVDEAVRTLLDCFGVPEHRMPATAAGRVALYRAVIADKRVLIVLDNVGHSDQVRPLLPPAGPAQLLVTSRSALASLVTIDFAKAVNLEPLSARESRDLLNLRLGAERTSGHEEALAAIAEHCAHLPLALVVAAGRARVRPQTPLAELAAQLGEIGSSLGTLDGGDAAVNVRTVLSWSYRQLSPEAARLYRLLALHPGPDLSTAAAASLAGLPLADAQATLAELVSMNMAAVDAGGRYGRHGLLEAFATERLAAEEDEGERDAAYRRLVDHYLRAAVSASVYGSTVALPSPAELPPARPGTVFTPITDTAGGVAWFDSEREVLSVLVPAVAAAGLDAELWQLACALSTGLARMGRLQEDVANARLALEAARRLADPVAEAHVHRMFGRDLPRLGDPEGGLRHLGRALELYCAAGHMEGIAETKRTVANVRVVQGDLAAAVPLLQEYLAHAEAADDRHGQAMALNALGWSYAHLGRLPEALASCRKALKLKVATGRLDHIGMLWDSLALVHHRLGDLDEAQTCYHRAIEACLAEGDTTQAALSSMRLGDALRDRGDHATARRNWREALAVFEAARRPEAALVRERLAAIPRQRAGVESGSR comes from the coding sequence ATGCGCTACGCAGTCTTGGGGTCGTTGAAGGTGTGGGATGACGCCGGGATCGACGTCCCGGTGCCCGCGGGGAAGCAGAGTTCGGTGTTGGCCGCGTTGCTGCTGCGGCCGGGGCAGGTCGTCGGGTTCGACGCGTTGGTCGGGGCGCTGTGGGCGGATCGGCCGGTGGCCGGGGCGCGTTCGGGGCTGGCCACGTACGTCTCCCGGCTGCGTGCCGTGCTCGGGCCCGACGGCGGTTCGCGGGTCCGGCACGAGGGCCGTGGCTACTTGTTCGCTCCGGAGCCCGGCGACGAGATCGACCACGTGCGGGCCGCGGACCTGGAGTGCCGGGCGCGCGCGGCGGCTGTGGAGGGGCGCTGGTCGCAGGCACGTGAGGCCTCTTCGACGGCGTTGGGGCTGTGGCGCGGCGAGGCGTTGGCGGATGTGGAGTCCGACGAGCTGCGCTGCGAGTACCTGCCGTACTTGGACGAACTGCGGATCCGGTTGGAGCAGCTGCGGATCGACGCGCATCTGGCGTGCGGCGATTTCGACGCGATCCTGCCCGCGTTGCGTGTCGTGTCCGGCACGCATCCGCTGAACGAGCCGTTCCACGAGCGGCACTTCGTGGCGCTGTACGGCGCGGGCCGGCATGCCGACGCGCAGGAGTGGTACCGGCAGGTGCGGTTGCGGCTGCGCGAGGAGATCGGGTCCGAGCCGTCGCCGCTGTTGCGCCGGTTCTACGAGCAGACGTTGCGGGGCGCCGGCGTCGGCGCGATGGTCGACGAACTGCTCGGCCCGCGGTTCTTGACGCGGCCGGCGGCGGCGGTGTCGGAGCTGCCGATGCCGGGGGCGCTCGCGGCGGTGCGGGAAGCCGAGACGTTCTCGACCGATCCGCCGTACCCGGACCTGCTGCCTCCGCCGCCGCGGCGGTTCGTCGGCCGTGACAGCGAGCTGATCTCCCTGACCGAGGCCATGCGGGGGAACCATCCGCCGGAGCTGCCGGGCCTGACGCTCCTGGTGGGCATGGCCGGGGTGGGGAAGTCGGCGCTGGCGCTGACGTGGGCCCACCGGTCGGCGTCGGAGTACCCGGACGGCCGGATCTACGTCGACCTCAAGGGGTTCGCCGATCGCGGCGCGCCGCTGACGGTCGACGAGGCGGTGCGGACGCTGCTGGACTGCTTCGGCGTCCCGGAGCACCGGATGCCGGCCACCGCCGCCGGACGGGTCGCGCTGTATCGGGCGGTGATCGCGGACAAGCGGGTGCTGATCGTGCTGGACAACGTCGGGCACTCCGATCAGGTGCGTCCGCTGCTGCCGCCGGCCGGTCCGGCGCAGTTGCTGGTGACGAGCCGCAGCGCGCTGGCCAGTTTGGTGACGATCGACTTCGCGAAGGCCGTGAACCTGGAGCCGCTGTCGGCTCGCGAGTCGCGGGATCTGCTGAACCTGCGGCTGGGGGCCGAGCGCACCAGCGGGCATGAGGAGGCGCTCGCGGCTATCGCAGAACACTGTGCCCACCTGCCGTTGGCGCTGGTGGTCGCGGCGGGGCGGGCCCGGGTGCGGCCGCAGACGCCTTTGGCGGAGCTGGCCGCGCAGCTCGGCGAGATCGGGAGCAGCCTGGGGACGCTGGACGGCGGGGACGCGGCGGTGAACGTGCGGACCGTGCTGTCGTGGTCGTACCGGCAGCTCAGCCCGGAGGCGGCGCGCCTGTACCGGCTGCTGGCCCTGCATCCGGGGCCTGATCTGTCGACGGCCGCGGCGGCGTCGCTGGCGGGCCTGCCGCTCGCCGACGCGCAGGCGACGCTGGCCGAGCTGGTCTCGATGAACATGGCGGCGGTCGATGCGGGCGGCCGGTATGGCCGGCACGGGCTGCTGGAGGCGTTCGCGACCGAGCGGTTGGCGGCGGAGGAGGACGAGGGCGAGCGGGACGCGGCGTACCGGCGGCTCGTGGACCACTACCTGCGCGCCGCGGTGAGCGCGAGCGTGTACGGCTCGACGGTGGCGCTGCCGTCGCCGGCGGAGCTGCCGCCTGCCCGGCCGGGCACGGTGTTCACGCCGATCACGGACACCGCGGGCGGTGTGGCGTGGTTCGACAGCGAGCGCGAGGTTCTCAGCGTCCTGGTACCGGCGGTGGCCGCCGCCGGCCTGGACGCGGAGCTGTGGCAGTTGGCGTGCGCGCTGTCCACCGGACTGGCGCGCATGGGACGCCTGCAGGAGGACGTCGCCAACGCCCGCCTGGCGCTGGAGGCCGCGCGACGCCTGGCGGACCCCGTGGCCGAGGCGCACGTGCACCGCATGTTCGGTCGCGACCTGCCGCGTCTGGGCGACCCCGAAGGCGGCCTGCGCCACCTGGGCCGGGCCCTGGAGCTGTACTGCGCGGCCGGCCACATGGAGGGCATCGCGGAGACGAAGCGGACGGTGGCGAACGTCCGCGTGGTCCAGGGCGACCTGGCCGCCGCGGTCCCGCTGCTGCAGGAGTACCTGGCGCACGCCGAGGCCGCCGACGACCGCCACGGCCAGGCGATGGCCCTCAACGCGCTGGGCTGGAGCTACGCGCACCTGGGGCGCCTCCCGGAGGCGCTGGCCAGCTGCCGCAAGGCGCTGAAGCTGAAGGTCGCGACCGGCCGCCTGGACCACATCGGCATGCTCTGGGACAGCCTGGCCCTGGTCCACCACCGCCTCGGCGACCTGGACGAGGCGCAGACCTGCTACCACCGCGCCATCGAAGCCTGCCTGGCCGAGGGCGACACGACGCAGGCGGCGCTGTCCTCGATGCGCCTCGGCGACGCGCTGCGTGACCGCGGCGACCACGCCACCGCCCGCCGGAACTGGCGCGAGGCGCTCGCGGTGTTCGAGGCCGCGCGGCGGCCGGAGGCGGCGCTGGTGCGGGAGCGGCTGGCGGCGATTCCGCGGCAGCGGGCGGGGGTGGAGTCGGGGTCGCGGTGA
- a CDS encoding rhomboid family intramembrane serine protease, translated as MLNFAVYAAELLKHSVVDQLGMLSDAMRGPNNALYEAMASPPPGYHPIGVAHGQWYRMLTSAFVHILPNQPPLGPLHILFNMLSLWMFGVVVEQQIGRVRYLAAYLLSAIGGSVFCYYLTAPYTQSIGASGAIFGLIGLYFILSRKLHFDPLGGQRQLVIAVLWLVLASRFTSWQGHLGGLVTGVVIGLVYVYAPRTRQAFVQTAGLVAILAVLIGATVLRTSALHSSAEGAKGMVTHGRGVDLAGGPPAEGLAGLTSGH; from the coding sequence ATGCTGAACTTCGCGGTGTACGCGGCGGAATTGCTGAAGCACTCGGTCGTGGACCAGCTCGGCATGCTCTCCGACGCCATGCGCGGGCCCAACAACGCGCTCTACGAGGCGATGGCGTCGCCGCCGCCGGGCTACCACCCCATCGGCGTCGCGCACGGCCAGTGGTACCGGATGCTCACGTCGGCGTTCGTGCACATCCTGCCGAACCAGCCGCCGCTGGGGCCGCTGCACATCCTGTTCAACATGCTGTCGCTGTGGATGTTCGGCGTGGTGGTGGAGCAGCAGATAGGGCGGGTGCGGTACCTGGCGGCGTATCTGCTGTCGGCGATCGGCGGATCAGTGTTCTGCTACTACCTGACCGCGCCGTACACGCAGTCCATCGGGGCGTCGGGGGCGATCTTCGGACTGATCGGGCTGTACTTCATCCTGAGCCGCAAACTCCACTTCGATCCGCTCGGCGGCCAGCGGCAGCTGGTGATCGCGGTGCTGTGGCTGGTGCTGGCCTCGCGGTTCACCTCGTGGCAGGGCCACCTCGGCGGCCTGGTCACAGGCGTGGTGATAGGCCTGGTCTACGTTTACGCCCCGCGCACCCGCCAGGCCTTCGTCCAGACAGCCGGTCTGGTCGCGATACTGGCTGTGTTGATCGGCGCGACGGTGCTGCGCACCTCGGCACTGCACTCGTCGGCCGAGGGCGCGAAGGGCATGGTGACGCATGGACGAGGCGTTGATCTGGCAGGTGGTCCGCCAGCAGAAGGCCTGGCTGGACTCACATCCGGACACTGA
- a CDS encoding substrate-binding domain-containing protein has protein sequence MLAARRHALILRLARERGSVQVAELVGILGVSDVTVRRDLDQLAKAGQLEKVHGGAVLPASAEPAAPARHQDGGEEADLPVIGALIPKSSYYFNRVVDGMRRVLREPEGRLLVAVSDYQSGQDLSLAMGLVDSGAQAVLLAPADEVEWAGALGVPTVLVERRSYGPAAATTSWVRTDHETGAGLAVRHLHELGHRRIAMFARGETPTSRSVLSGFEQAAAALALPETPRIIGTDLAGWPKWGAEQIDALAERLRASDATALLVHSDEDALALLQNGFATRFAVPREMSIVAYDDEFSALTRPALTAVSPPKESVGELAVRTLLDLVRDPGAPARHVDVSPRLIVRESSGVARSA, from the coding sequence GTGCTCGCCGCGAGACGGCACGCCCTGATCCTTCGCCTGGCCCGCGAGCGCGGGTCGGTGCAGGTGGCCGAGCTGGTCGGCATCCTGGGCGTCTCGGACGTGACCGTCCGCCGCGACCTGGACCAGCTGGCCAAGGCCGGGCAACTGGAGAAGGTGCACGGCGGCGCGGTGCTGCCGGCGTCCGCCGAGCCCGCGGCGCCCGCGCGGCACCAGGACGGCGGCGAGGAGGCCGACCTCCCGGTCATCGGCGCCTTGATCCCCAAGTCGTCCTACTACTTCAACCGGGTCGTCGACGGGATGCGCCGGGTGCTGCGCGAGCCGGAGGGACGGCTGCTGGTCGCGGTCTCGGACTACCAGTCCGGCCAGGACCTCTCGCTGGCGATGGGCCTGGTGGACTCCGGGGCCCAGGCGGTGCTGCTGGCACCCGCCGACGAAGTGGAGTGGGCCGGGGCGCTGGGCGTCCCGACGGTTCTGGTGGAGCGGCGCTCCTACGGCCCGGCGGCCGCGACGACGTCCTGGGTGCGCACGGACCACGAGACCGGCGCGGGGCTCGCCGTCCGGCATCTGCACGAGCTCGGGCACCGCCGCATCGCGATGTTCGCCCGCGGCGAGACGCCGACCTCGCGCAGCGTGCTGAGCGGCTTCGAGCAGGCCGCGGCAGCCCTGGCCCTGCCGGAGACGCCGCGCATCATCGGCACCGACCTCGCCGGGTGGCCGAAGTGGGGTGCGGAGCAGATAGACGCGCTCGCCGAGCGGCTGCGCGCCTCGGACGCGACCGCGCTGTTGGTGCACTCGGACGAGGACGCGTTGGCCTTGCTGCAGAACGGTTTCGCGACCCGGTTCGCGGTCCCGCGCGAGATGTCGATCGTGGCGTACGACGACGAGTTCTCGGCGCTGACCCGGCCGGCGCTGACCGCGGTGTCGCCGCCGAAGGAATCGGTCGGGGAGCTGGCGGTGCGGACGCTGCTGGACCTGGTGCGCGATCCCGGGGCGCCGGCGCGGCACGTGGACGTCTCCCCGCGGTTGATCGTGCGGGAGTCGTCGGGGGTCGCCCGCTCGGCGTAA
- a CDS encoding hydroxyacid dehydrogenase: MDRPHLVLAMRPALRPLLFDAAAEARLAELAETDPGLVVTDFGDPAAAVALERAEVLISGWDCPVLDEAALARMPALRAVLHSGGSVKHHVTEAAWGRGLLVSSAVADNAVPVAEYTLAMVISAGKRLPEMERAFRAERDGRDWQHWSQDFGPVGNHRRVIGVVGLSRVGRRVVEVLRVLDATVLVHDPYVPDDAIRELGAVPAGLDELVAASDVVSLHAPSNAETRHQMDRRRLALMKDGATLINTARGALVDTAALADELRSGRLYAVADVTAPDPLPADSELFDLPNLTLTPHIAGSIGGELRRLGDFVLAELARLNAGQDLLGLVRPETLSSIA; this comes from the coding sequence ATGGATCGTCCTCATCTCGTCCTGGCCATGCGCCCCGCGCTGCGCCCGCTGCTGTTCGACGCGGCGGCCGAGGCGCGGCTCGCCGAGCTGGCCGAGACCGATCCGGGACTGGTGGTCACCGACTTCGGCGACCCGGCGGCGGCCGTCGCGCTGGAGCGGGCCGAGGTGCTGATCAGCGGCTGGGACTGCCCCGTGCTCGACGAGGCGGCGCTGGCGCGGATGCCCGCGCTGCGCGCCGTCCTGCACTCCGGCGGCAGCGTGAAGCACCACGTCACCGAGGCCGCGTGGGGGCGCGGTCTGCTGGTCAGCTCGGCGGTCGCCGACAACGCCGTGCCGGTGGCCGAGTACACGCTCGCGATGGTCATCAGCGCGGGCAAGCGGCTGCCGGAGATGGAGCGCGCCTTCCGCGCCGAAAGGGACGGCCGGGACTGGCAGCACTGGTCGCAGGACTTCGGCCCGGTCGGCAACCACCGGCGGGTGATCGGCGTCGTGGGACTCTCCCGCGTCGGCCGCCGGGTGGTGGAGGTGCTGCGGGTCCTGGACGCGACCGTCCTGGTCCACGACCCCTACGTGCCGGACGACGCGATCCGCGAGCTCGGCGCCGTACCCGCCGGGCTCGACGAGCTGGTCGCGGCCAGCGACGTGGTCAGCCTGCACGCGCCGAGCAACGCCGAGACCCGGCACCAGATGGACCGGCGGCGGCTGGCCCTGATGAAGGACGGCGCGACGCTGATCAACACCGCGCGCGGTGCCCTGGTGGACACCGCGGCGCTGGCCGACGAGCTGCGGTCCGGGCGGCTGTACGCGGTCGCCGACGTCACCGCCCCCGATCCGCTGCCGGCCGACTCGGAGCTGTTCGACCTGCCGAACCTCACCCTGACCCCGCACATCGCCGGCTCGATCGGCGGCGAGTTGCGGCGCCTGGGCGACTTCGTCCTGGCCGAGCTGGCGCGCCTGAACGCCGGGCAGGACCTGCTCGGTCTGGTGCGGCCGGAGACCCTGTCATCCATAGCCTGA
- a CDS encoding MBL fold metallo-hydrolase: MASQPAFQLTPQIWRIPAGPFDFVNSFAILEDDGRVSLVDTGMPSSLKRIEAGLKAMGKSLPDVHRIVLTHAHGDHAGGVAKIKERTEAEVSISAIDAPYARDGHAPRRDGSTLGGKILNLLGPGANKFAKVIVGEEFADGDVLPVGGGLRVTHTPGHTPGHVALLHEADGVLITGDSIWNVRKLSWGVRAFCNDIKLNQQTADVLGEMDYEIAAFTHGKHVAQNARETVRRYLKEAQRA; encoded by the coding sequence ATGGCCAGCCAGCCGGCGTTCCAACTGACCCCCCAGATCTGGCGGATCCCTGCCGGACCGTTCGATTTCGTCAACAGCTTCGCGATCCTGGAGGACGACGGCCGGGTGTCCCTGGTCGACACCGGTATGCCCAGCTCTCTCAAGCGCATCGAGGCGGGCCTGAAGGCGATGGGCAAGAGCCTGCCCGACGTGCACCGCATCGTGCTCACCCACGCCCACGGCGATCACGCCGGCGGGGTGGCGAAGATCAAGGAGCGCACGGAAGCCGAGGTCTCCATCAGCGCGATCGACGCACCCTACGCGCGCGACGGCCACGCCCCGCGGCGCGACGGCTCCACGCTGGGCGGCAAGATCCTGAACCTGCTGGGCCCCGGCGCCAACAAGTTCGCGAAGGTGATCGTCGGCGAGGAGTTCGCCGACGGCGACGTCCTGCCGGTCGGCGGCGGCCTGCGCGTGACGCACACCCCCGGCCACACCCCCGGGCACGTGGCGCTCCTGCACGAGGCCGACGGCGTCCTGATCACCGGCGACTCGATCTGGAACGTGCGGAAACTCAGCTGGGGGGTCCGTGCGTTCTGCAACGACATCAAGCTCAACCAGCAGACCGCGGACGTGCTCGGCGAGATGGACTACGAGATCGCCGCGTTCACCCACGGCAAGCATGTGGCACAGAACGCCCGCGAGACCGTGCGGCGCTACCTGAAAGAGGCACAACGCGCATGA
- a CDS encoding LacI family DNA-binding transcriptional regulator gives MRVTIAHVALRAGVSKATVSRVLNGKGETDAATAARVRRVVKELGYVPSARAVSLAKGRTGVVGVLAPALTRPWIAQVMQGVVDSMENSGHGLMLFTRTRGDDSFRRFAGQVDANAFDGLLVIEPEETVPAVAKMASAALPVVLISDREAGPGIPAVASGNRPGARQAAEHLLGLGRRRPLVLAGPDGYDCTAERREAFTGVFAEAGFPVPAQACFPGDYSGESGRVAVSRAVADGIEFDAVFAHNDLSASGVLQMLGTTGRPVPESVAVVGFDDAGHAALGAPALTAVHRPLRDMGAEAARMLASALAGAAVPDEPVEIATDLVVRESTVRQSRA, from the coding sequence ATGCGGGTCACCATCGCCCATGTGGCGTTGCGGGCCGGGGTGAGCAAAGCCACGGTCTCGCGGGTGCTCAACGGAAAAGGAGAGACGGACGCGGCCACCGCGGCCCGGGTCCGGCGGGTCGTCAAGGAGCTCGGCTACGTGCCCAGCGCCCGGGCGGTGTCGCTGGCCAAGGGCCGGACCGGGGTGGTCGGCGTGCTCGCGCCCGCCCTCACCCGGCCGTGGATCGCGCAGGTGATGCAGGGCGTCGTGGACTCGATGGAGAACAGCGGCCACGGACTCATGCTGTTCACCCGCACCCGCGGCGACGACTCGTTCCGGCGCTTCGCCGGCCAGGTGGACGCCAACGCCTTCGACGGCCTGCTGGTGATAGAGCCCGAGGAGACGGTCCCCGCGGTGGCCAAGATGGCCTCGGCCGCGCTGCCCGTGGTCCTGATCAGCGACCGCGAGGCCGGGCCGGGGATACCGGCGGTGGCGTCCGGGAACCGTCCCGGCGCGCGGCAGGCCGCCGAGCACCTGCTGGGCCTGGGCCGGCGCCGGCCGCTGGTGCTCGCCGGGCCCGACGGCTACGACTGCACCGCCGAGCGCCGGGAGGCGTTCACCGGCGTCTTCGCCGAGGCCGGGTTCCCGGTGCCGGCGCAGGCCTGTTTCCCCGGCGACTACTCCGGCGAGTCCGGCCGCGTGGCCGTGTCGCGGGCTGTGGCCGACGGGATCGAGTTCGACGCCGTGTTCGCCCACAACGACCTGTCGGCCTCGGGTGTCCTGCAGATGCTGGGGACGACGGGCCGGCCGGTTCCGGAGAGCGTGGCGGTCGTCGGGTTCGACGACGCCGGACACGCCGCGCTCGGCGCGCCGGCGCTCACCGCCGTGCACCGTCCGCTGCGCGACATGGGGGCCGAGGCGGCGCGGATGCTGGCCTCGGCGCTGGCCGGTGCGGCGGTCCCGGACGAGCCCGTCGAGATCGCGACCGATCTCGTCGTCCGGGAATCCACGGTGCGGCAGAGCCGAGCCTGA
- a CDS encoding NUDIX domain-containing protein: MDEALIWQVVRQQKAWLDSHPDTDPTLAVPLRVLKVAEEAGEAAAALIGTTGQNPRKGRSHTEADLAAELCDVITAASVALATVVPDPERVLSEHLGRLYMRSIDAGAPRLAEHGTGQDRAAWVASLPKVIVGASMLFHDETGRILLVHQSYRKDKKWSFPGGGVEEGEFPADGARRESLEEIGLDVPPGALLMVDWRPREAERPPLIHYFYDGGVLGAEDIARIRLQENEIDEFGFFDVEAARDLMAPHTYERLVNAIAVREGRLPPQDFEEGRLRRAR, translated from the coding sequence ATGGACGAGGCGTTGATCTGGCAGGTGGTCCGCCAGCAGAAGGCCTGGCTGGACTCACATCCGGACACTGACCCCACTCTGGCGGTCCCCTTGCGGGTCCTGAAGGTCGCCGAGGAAGCGGGCGAGGCCGCGGCGGCCCTGATCGGCACCACCGGCCAGAACCCGCGCAAGGGCCGCAGCCACACCGAAGCCGATCTGGCAGCAGAACTCTGCGACGTGATCACCGCCGCCTCCGTAGCCCTGGCAACAGTGGTCCCCGACCCGGAGCGCGTCCTGAGCGAGCACCTCGGCCGCCTCTACATGCGCTCGATCGACGCCGGCGCACCCCGCCTGGCAGAACACGGGACGGGGCAGGACCGCGCGGCGTGGGTGGCATCCCTCCCGAAGGTGATCGTCGGCGCCTCGATGCTGTTCCACGACGAGACCGGCAGGATCCTCCTGGTCCACCAGTCCTACCGCAAGGACAAGAAGTGGAGCTTCCCCGGCGGCGGCGTCGAGGAGGGCGAATTCCCCGCCGATGGCGCACGCCGCGAGTCCCTGGAGGAGATCGGCCTGGACGTGCCACCGGGCGCGCTGCTGATGGTCGACTGGCGCCCGCGCGAAGCCGAGCGCCCGCCCCTGATCCACTACTTCTACGACGGCGGCGTCCTCGGCGCGGAGGACATCGCGCGCATCCGGCTGCAGGAGAACGAGATCGACGAGTTCGGGTTCTTCGATGTCGAGGCAGCCAGGGATCTGATGGCGCCGCACACGTACGAGCGCCTGGTGAACGCGATCGCGGTGCGGGAGGGGCGGCTCCCGCCGCAGGACTTCGAGGAGGGACGGCTGCGGCGGGCGAGGTGA
- a CDS encoding GNAT family N-acetyltransferase: protein MTDPTDLSTERLSLHLLTVEEGRRIVDVTPGEQDSWAEDFPMQDDRDGVKGFLGAAEAGHDAGPFGCYRIDQDGAAIGTIGFYGPPDEEGQVMFGYGLVPGARGHGYATEALGGLVAFCRSHADVRTMVADTETSNTASQRVLDKTGFVLVKEEGGLYFYRQDVTAP from the coding sequence ATGACCGACCCGACCGACCTGTCCACCGAACGGCTTAGTCTGCATCTGCTCACCGTCGAGGAGGGACGCCGCATCGTCGATGTCACGCCCGGCGAGCAGGACAGCTGGGCCGAGGACTTCCCGATGCAGGACGACCGCGACGGGGTGAAGGGCTTCCTGGGCGCGGCCGAGGCCGGCCACGACGCCGGTCCGTTCGGCTGCTACCGGATCGACCAGGACGGCGCCGCGATCGGCACCATCGGCTTCTACGGTCCCCCGGACGAGGAAGGCCAGGTCATGTTCGGCTACGGGCTCGTCCCCGGCGCCCGCGGGCACGGATACGCGACCGAGGCCCTCGGCGGCCTGGTCGCGTTCTGCCGTTCGCACGCGGACGTGCGCACGATGGTCGCCGACACCGAGACGAGCAACACCGCCTCCCAGCGCGTCCTGGACAAGACAGGCTTCGTGCTGGTGAAGGAAGAGGGCGGGCTGTACTTCTACCGCCAGGACGTCACAGCCCCCTGA
- a CDS encoding acyltransferase, with amino-acid sequence MPRRPRWIDRLTAAAIRGVWDWARVRGRITATDPGRYRFAHLGPGAALSFPLGALYNEQYMAIGEGTLVGEGVSLAVGWPGEDFGEEIVLRIGRGCSIGRGSHIVAHLHVDIGDDVFFGPYVYVTDQNHGYSALDTPIGRQDAEDKPVTIGDGCWLGVGSVILPGTTLGRNVAVAAGAVVRGSFPDHCLIGGVPARVLRQHRAEDGWRASL; translated from the coding sequence GTGCCCCGTCGTCCCCGCTGGATCGACCGTCTCACCGCCGCCGCGATACGCGGTGTCTGGGACTGGGCCCGAGTGCGCGGCCGCATCACGGCGACCGACCCCGGCCGGTACCGCTTCGCCCATCTCGGCCCCGGCGCCGCGTTGTCGTTCCCGCTCGGCGCGCTCTACAACGAGCAGTACATGGCCATCGGCGAGGGCACGCTCGTCGGCGAGGGTGTGAGTCTTGCGGTGGGGTGGCCGGGGGAGGACTTCGGCGAGGAGATCGTCCTGCGCATCGGCCGGGGCTGCTCGATCGGCCGCGGCAGCCACATCGTGGCCCACCTGCACGTTGACATCGGCGACGACGTCTTCTTCGGCCCGTACGTCTACGTCACCGACCAGAACCACGGCTACTCCGCGCTGGACACCCCGATCGGCCGCCAGGACGCCGAGGACAAGCCGGTGACCATCGGCGACGGCTGCTGGCTGGGTGTCGGATCGGTGATCCTGCCGGGGACGACGCTGGGGCGGAACGTCGCGGTGGCGGCCGGCGCGGTGGTGCGGGGGTCCTTCCCGGACCACTGTCTGATCGGCGGGGTGCCGGCCCGGGTCCTCAGGCAGCACCGCGCCGAGGACGGCTGGCGGGCCAGCCTCTAG